In a genomic window of Gossypium arboreum isolate Shixiya-1 chromosome 7, ASM2569848v2, whole genome shotgun sequence:
- the LOC108485208 gene encoding pectate lyase yields MDFSTFSIFHIFILSLLFPSLVSSSAVRDPESVVAEVHKSINASRRHLGYLSCGTGNPIDDCWRCDPNWESNRQKLADCGIGFGKDAMGGKNGRIYVVTDAGDDDPVNPKPGTLRHAVIQDEPLWIIFKRDMVITLKEELVMNSYKTIDGRGASVHISGGPCITIHYVSNIIIHGINIHDCKPGGSTTIRDSPEHAGHWTPSDGDGVSIFNSKNIWVDHCTLSNCKDGLIDVIHGSTAVTISNNYMTHHDKVMLLGHSDEYTQDKDMQVTVAFNHFGEGLVQRMPRCRHGYFHVVNNDYTHWEMYAIGGSANPTINSQGNRFLAPDDGSKKEVTKHEDAPESEWRNWNWRSEGDLMLNGAFFRQTGGGASSTYARASSLSARPSSLVGPITATAGALSCKIGSHC; encoded by the exons ATGGATTTCTCAACATTCTCAATCTTTCACATTTTCATCCTTTCTCTCCTTTTTCCATCTCTTGTTTCTTCTTCGGCAGTTCGAGACCCTGAATCTGTCGTAGCTGAAGTTCATAA GAGCATAAATGCTTCGAGGAGGCACTTGGGTTACTTGTCATGTGGAACGGGGAACCCTATTGATGACTGCTGGAGGTGTGACCCCAACTGGGAGAGTAATCGTCAAAAGTTAGCTGATTGCGGCATCGGGTTCGGAAAGGACGCGATGGGCGGAAAGAACGGTCGAATCTATGTCGTTACGGATGCCGGTGACGATGACCCTGTAAATCCTAAACCGGGTACTTTGAGGCATGCCGTGATTCAAGACGAGCCATTGTGGATCATATTCAAGAGGGATATGGTGATCACTTTGAAGGAAGAGTTGGTGATGAACTCTTACAAGACAATCGACGGACGAGGTGCCAGCGTTCACATATCGGGAGGGCCATGCATTACCATACATTACGTATCCAACATCATCATCCACGGCATCAACATACATGATTGTAAACCAGGTGGGAGTACTACTATAAGAGACTCACCTGAGCATGCAGGCCATTGGACTCCGTCGGATGGTGATGGGGTATCCATCTTTAATAGCAAGAATATATGGGTTGACCATTGTACCCTTTCTAATTGTAAAGATGGATTGATTGATGTGATCCATGGATCCACAGCAGTGACCATCTCAAACAACTACATGACCCATCATGATAAAGTCATGCTTTTGGGACACAGTGATGAGTATACGCAAGACAAAGACATGCAAGTCACTGTTGCCTTTAACCATTTTGGGGAAGGTCTTGTTCAGAGAATGCCAAG GTGTCGACATGGATATTTTCATGTGGTGAACAATGATTATACACATTGGGAAATGTATGCCATTGGAGGAAGTGCAAACCCTACAATCAACAGCCAAGGGAATAGATTCCTAGCGCCAGATGACGGTTCTAAGAAAGAGGTGACTAAGCATGAGGATGCACCGGAGAGCGAGTGGCGAAACTGGAACTGGAGGTCGGAAGGAGACTTGATGTTGAACGGAGCTTTCTTCAGGCAAACCGGAGGCGGAGCATCATCGACCTATGCTAGGGCTTCTAGTCTGAGTGCTAGACCATCTTCTCTTGTGGGTCCAATTACCGCCACTGCTGGTGCACTTAGCTGTAAGATTGGATCCCACTGCTAG